The region ACGCTGTTGAATCCGCGCGCGCTGATCGCGTACTGGTTGGCATCCGCGCGCGCGACCTGGAGGGTGGGAACGAGGCGCAGCAGCTCGGGCAGCGTCTTGGCGCCCAAGCGACGGATGTCTTCGGCCGTGAGGACGAACACCGAACCCGCGGTTTCGGAGAGCCGCTCGGCCCGCCGCGAGACCGATGTCACCTGCAGGTCGTTGAGCTGCTCGAGGCTCAGCTCCGAGAGATCGCTGGCGGCGAGACGGATCTCATCGCCGCCCGCGGCACGCCAGGGCCCGCAAGCCAGCAGAACGACGACTCCTGTCCTGATCCATGACCAAGGCAACGAGAATCTCTCCATTCGACGGCAGCGTGTCGACACACTGGAACGGCCTCTCTCTCGTCTACATCGATCGCAAGGCAGGGTGAAACGGGTTCACGAAAGGGCGCCGGCCATTGGACGGCGCCCTTTCTCGCGAACCATCTTCCTAGGAGATGTTGATCTGGCGCCGCTGTCGCGAGCTCTGCGTCTGAGGTAGCTCGATCTCGAGCACGCCGTTCTTGAAGCTCGCCGTGACCTCGTCGGCTTCGACGGACTCGGGCAGCGAAATTTCCCGGTAGAACCGGCCATACGTCCATTCCGTCTGGTAGTAGTCGCGGCCGCGTTGCTCGTCGTCTTCGCGACGCTCGCCTTCGACGATGAGCCGGTCGTTCCAGACGCTGACCTTGACGTCGTCGCGCTCGAGGCCCGGAAGCTCGACTCGGACCACCGTGCGCCCGTTCCGGTCGAACATCTCGGCGCGCGGCGACCAGACGTTCATCGACCGCCGGCCCCCGGACCGCACGTTGCCAAAATCTTCGAAAAAGCGGTCCACGTCGCCGCGGAAGCGGCGCAGCATGTCCAGCGGATAGGTCATCAGCTCACGCCCCATCGGCCAATCGAGCGCCGTCTGCGGTGTGCTCGAATAGGTCCGCATCGGGCTGGTGCTGGGCCGCGGGTTCGCCTGGACCCGTGAGCTCGTACCTCGGGCCATGCTCCTGCGCGGATTCTGCGGATGCTGCTGCTCCGGCTCGAGGTTCGAACGGGTCTGCCCATTCCCTGCGTTCCGACGTCGGTTCTTCATGGCTCCTCCTCCGTGATCGTTGGTCTCTCCGATGGGCTCGATCGACCGGACAGGCAGACGCGGTTATGAAAAGGTCGGGTGATGGGCATGTAATCTCTGCCCACCCGCGCCGCCCTGACTGCACGCCGTCCGTTGGGTGCGCGCTCCCGAAAGCTTTGAGACCAAAGCCGATAGCGGTAAGGGCTCGTCGAACCGAACGGACGCCTGCCAGGGTCGCTGGCTCCCGAAACTGCATCGCAGCAAGGACCGCGCCCGATTCGGGGGCACGAGTCGACCGGCGTTGTCGGCTGTGGTCGGTCGTCTCCAACGCCGTTAGGATCGGCCGCGAAGTGAGGCAGGAGTGCTTTATGAACCGCGATCGCTGGAAGCCAGCTTCCACACCCGCGCTTCCGCCGTCCTGATGTCCAGCTCTCCGAAGTCCATCGTGACGGCGCGCGAGGACTTCCTCGCGGTTCCGGGTGCGCGCCTCTACGTCCGGCAAGTGGGTGCTGGGCCGCCGCTCGTCATCCTTCACGGTGGACCCGATTTCAACCACCACTACCTGCTTCCCGAGATGGATGACTTGGCGCGGCGCTTCAGCCTCGTTTACTACGACCAGCGCGGACGCGGGAAGTCGTCGGACGGCGTGGCGCCCGAGGACGTGACGATCGCGTCGGAACTCGATGATCTCGACCGACTCCGAGTCCACCTCCGCGTGGACGCGATGGCCATACTCGGCCACTCCTGGGGCTGCGTCCTGGCCATGGAGTACACGGCGCGGCATCCCGCTTCCGTGAGCCAGCTGATCCTGCTGAACACCGCACCCTCGTCACACGCCGACCTGTTGCGGACGCGAGAGCAT is a window of Candidatus Eisenbacteria bacterium DNA encoding:
- a CDS encoding alpha/beta fold hydrolase; this encodes MLYEPRSLEASFHTRASAVLMSSSPKSIVTAREDFLAVPGARLYVRQVGAGPPLVILHGGPDFNHHYLLPEMDDLARRFSLVYYDQRGRGKSSDGVAPEDVTIASELDDLDRLRVHLRVDAMAILGHSWGCVLAMEYTARHPASVSQLILLNTAPSSHADLLRTREHRQAHHSECLARMSEIAKTPAYAKGDVAVEAELYRAHFGATFRRRETLE
- a CDS encoding Hsp20/alpha crystallin family protein, encoding MKNRRRNAGNGQTRSNLEPEQQHPQNPRRSMARGTSSRVQANPRPSTSPMRTYSSTPQTALDWPMGRELMTYPLDMLRRFRGDVDRFFEDFGNVRSGGRRSMNVWSPRAEMFDRNGRTVVRVELPGLERDDVKVSVWNDRLIVEGERREDDEQRGRDYYQTEWTYGRFYREISLPESVEADEVTASFKNGVLEIELPQTQSSRQRRQINIS